The DNA sequence aacatatttttttattctcatttataaGTATTAGATTTGAATctcacaaaaaaattaattttactaatttatttgttaatttttttgtaataataatttttaattttaattatcttataaTACATGCATATATGATTTATTAAGCATCAATTTaagtctaatttatttgaatcttgactatatttatatatctttaatTAGATGGGAAACAAACTACACCCCAAAAGTCATCCATGATGAAAGCAGTAGtaaaaaaagagggaaaaaaaagaagTCAAGTGGAAGAAATGTGGGTCAATTGTGGTTGTGCTTTGTGGGCTTGACTGGACTGATGAATATTTTATTGTCCTTTGTGTTAAGATGAATACAAAAGCAGAGTTTGATACTTTTATTGCATTTTGTTTGTGTCCAATATATTAGGTTTGTTGGATTTCAATCTGTTGCTAAAatgattcaaaaattttgagGAGAACAGCCAAGTAGACCCTGtccaaaaacaattaaaaaatcatGTTAGCAGCTTTTGAGCGTGATGGTTACTCAAATAGAGTAGAGTACAAtgtccaaataaaataaaataaaataaaatagagtagAGTATAATACAATTAAGTTGAGTTGGTCGAGTAATTAGTTTATTAGTCTGTTTAAGTAAGTGTTagagatttaaattttatattgtgTATGCAATAATTCATTGATCAATGACAAATTCTTAAACGAAATTTTGATCCACAACAAAATTAGTTCTTATCCTATCAGGTTGAGAaatattatgaaaataaaaaaaagagtagaGTAAGTAGAGTTAAGGAGAAAAGAAGTGTAATAATATTGATATTGAATATTTATGTAACTTTTTTTCACTGATATTACAtagaaattattaaattctaaagAGAAAGgttcattaaatatatattcacaACCATGAATAAATTAAAGGCTATCAACTTATGATCCATGTGATTTAAACGTGAAAAAGGAAAAGTCTCATTCGCATGTTTTGGATAATGCTTCATGATTTCCACGCCTAGTACTATACCAAACTCAtcacttctttatttatttatttatttatttatttatttgtagatACTATATTTTCCCATTACATAATTCTAACTATATAAAAAAAAGCTATGACACAATATGAGTAATTATAAGTAATAATGTATTGACGAAAGCAACAAATGTTTGAGCCTCACAAAATTGATGGCATAATAGAGTAGTGCTGAAATTCTTTCTTTTACAAAGATACAACTTCAGATTTATAATATTAGAAGTTTTAATATCATGTTACAATATAGATTTTTTTAAgagattaaactaataaaaaatacataaataattatatatttgacaacaacaataatatcttttaaagtagatttaattactctatttgtctctatagtttcgtgaaattttcaattagttttctatatatattttttttaattgagttcctgcactaattttttgtttcaatTAAGTCCTTTTTCGTGGTAATTGgattaattttatagggacccaattaaaaaaaaattggtataaagacctaaataaaaagaaaaaaaagtgtagggacccaattaaaaaaaaatttggtgtaaagacttaattaaaagaaaaaaaagtataaggacctaattgaaaatttcgcaaaattatacggaccaacagagtaattaaacctttaaagTATCATAGTGTAGCTAGTAATAATTCAGATAGATGGAGGTAATTATAAATTACTACTACGTACTTAGCATGAAAaagtaatatttattattttattttatttttaatttgaatgattcaatccaataaaataattcaatctAATTGTTCATTCCAAGCATATATATTTGCCCTCTTGTATAATAGTTTGTAAAGGAAAAAGTGAATGCTAGAAGGCCAATATTTTTagccaaaaaaaaacaaaaaaaattggttaGTATTAATTTACATAtaagataaatatatatagaaaaataataatcacCTAACATTTTTCAAGAAAAACTACTTGCACACCCCCGAAATTTTATACTTTAAATCCACtactcattttcttttcttttttttttggatatttcttCTCACTTTTATTTACTCCATGTTATtacttattctttcttcttttcataGCATCTAATCcacttttattcttttttctcacttttttttctttttatttattattataattaggtAAATATTATCCTAACttttctaaaataacatgtaagttatccTCTATGATGTGTCATATTCTAATTGGGTGTTTATTTTAACGAGAATTAGTAAAAAATGATTTGAGAAGAAAAAACAAGACACCCAATGAGACAGTGATGCTTGAAAGGCGGCTTAACGACGAAGACGAAAGAGTACAATGGAGAAGAGTAAACGCAATTAGAGAGAGTTAGAATACTTTTATGGAAGAATGATTTGGGAAGAGAAAATAAGACTTCTAATGAGACAGTGATGTTTGGAGGCGTAATGACGCCGACAAAAGAGTGGAAAAGAGTAAACGTAATTAGAGATAGTTGAAATACCTTTTATAAAAGAATGATTTGAGAAGAGAAAACAAAACACTAATGAGACAGTGATGCTTGAGAGACGCAACGacgacaaaaaaataaaaaaaataactcagGTTAAATAAACACACAACTAAAATATAACAGAAAAAATAACTTACATGTTAATTTAGAAAAGTTAAAATAGCATTCAccatttttatcatttttctcgGTTCAATATTATATATGCTCAGTTAATTATGATTGTGATGcactttaatttaataattagtttCATGCAAATTTCTTTGCTTTATTAAAAAGCATTAAAAGACTCTTTATGATGATTATGGAAGTCCAATAATTGTGAAAACAACTCGCATTGACCTAGTTTCATAATTTTTAATGTTCTTAAATATTATGTTTTTTCTTTCCCCTCTCTATTGTACCGCAAGTATATATTTGAATCATAACactagagacaaaaaaaaaaaagtccgaacttgtcttatttattatttattaattattataataattaataaatattaaataagataaattttaacaattttttattaatatttttttattatcaaacatTTTTAATATTTGAGTAAATTCACGGGCAAACTCAACTTGAACTAGCTAAAGTCTTATCCTTTAAAAGGACCTTAATGTAAATTGCTAAAACTCAGCTTAGCTAAAGTTCTATAAAAAGACCTTAATTAAGCAATTAAGATGACTAGCTAATTTCACATtgctaatttgaaaaataaatgaaTGTTAATATTTAGTAGGTAGAATTGGGCATAAAACTCACATACACCATTTATCTAATCATATATTCATATATCCTTATCACAAAAGAATAATATGAATTTAATTCGTTAGGGAGTTAATTTTCTccaatcaatttttaaatttttttatcttaaattttacatCCTAAActaaactctaaattttatatttcaaaatcTAAATCTTAATGGTAAATTCTAAAATCGTCCAAAAAGTAGGAGTCAAAAAATAacttttacaataaaaaaatttactaatgttaattgactaattaaaaattaattttctatactTAATATTTCTACTAACATTTAAGACAACAATTAACCAATTGTGTGCGAGTTAATTAATTACTTTGATATATCAACATAAATACATACTTAGATAGTTAGATGGTATATAATGAGAAATTCTTTCAAAATAAGTCAACAATAATggatcaaaattaatttaatatataaaaaattattatcataaaaattacttatctaaaaaatttaaagtaacaaaaaatatatgtaaatatttatattacttttaaacagatatttaatttgttttctttttctgttgTCTTAGCTTAGGCTAAAATTATTTctcttaatattaataaaaatcaaatttaaaatattttaactataaaaattctaatattatgtcttaaacttatttaatttaagaatataataaatataatagactCTATTTAATGccaaaattttcttttcactAACTTGGTACAATATTGGTGCCACTCATAAATGGCATTGGGAGGGAATTTTACAACAATGTACCCTGAGTATATATGTTCCTACAAGTAATTAAATGCGCATATAAACAATGAAATAtatccttcctttttttttttttttctgactgcttgtacttttttttaatttccacATACATGTACAAAAATTACAGATCCCTTCTACATAGAGGGCAAGATCCATGCCTTATGAGCCACTTGTCAATGCAAGGTTGGTGAAACATGTGATGGCAATGGGGCAAGCTTCTAACTGTTTCTCCAATTTGAAAGTcctgaagagaaaagaaaaaaaaaaatcacaaaatttcataATGTCAATTTCATAACACTTTTATAAGCTCAACAACACACTTTGTAGGTATGATCTAACACAAAAGTGAGTAACTTCTATATACCAAACTCAATCCAAATATTAtctctctatatataatttttttggaaaattttcaaGTGTACCGCTACATTAGTGTTTCAGTGATTTTTAATCGTTAATATTAattatagaaaatatatataatatatataattaagattaacggTAAAAATTTACTGAAATATCGATATTCTGATATACTTGAAAgcttttcaattttattaatattaataaaaaatatatttaattattctattagtttttatagttttatcaaatttttaattaaatctttatatttttttttcaattgaatctctacactacttttaattttatagttaggTATTTTCTAATGTAAACTTTTTTaaagttaactgaatatttttttacaaattaaaggtatttataaaaatcaaattagattttttactgcatattttttaagagaaatgttctgttaattttaacgtttttgacatgaaaataatctaattacaaaattaacagTAATATAAggaccaaattaaaaaatatatatatagacctaattaaaaatttaataaaattataaagactaacaaaataattaaatctaaaaaataatagtgACAAATAAAGAAGTtaattatttctcttttaattactaTAGATAAAAAAAGATGAGGTTTAAACAAACCTGAAGGCAAACTGAGCAAGAAACCTTTTCACCAGAAGCATCAACATTGTTGTCACTTGTAATTATGATCTTTGAGATCTTTTCAACTGAATCTTTTGATAAGCCTTTTGCACCACCAGTGTCAAAGATGTTTTGAACATCATCAAAGTTAATCTCAACAGCACCCATCTGAAAATGAAATTAAGGTTAATCTCACATGCATATGTAATTAAGTTGCGttagcaaaaaaaaatattaaaattaaattttttatactcaagtgtaattttttttttaccgagacatacaattaattatgttttgtcatattaacaaaagaaattaatttttaaattcattaattgaGTAAAATTTTGATCTACTAtgagtattaaaattaaatttagaataatttttttacattgtaAAAAAGTTTATTTGTTTTTTGGAATTGGTGTCCATTTATACACTTTTgtccttgatatatatatatatatatacattaacaaAAATTTGTGTGTCAACATCATTGTAAATTGCTTATGAAATTAGGACCAAGTAAATTACCTGACTTTGGACAGCACTTAACATTGCTGGACCAATCCTTTCTCTCACAAGTCTTCCACTTAATAGGCTTGCAATTACATCAAGCTGCATGCACATTTACTCAACATcattagattatatatatacaatacaCAATTATATTTTCtgttatctattaatattattttcttataaataaattaaaaaataataaaatagcctATAATTTAGTCAATATAAATTTTAACAATCTTGCTAGGTAACCAACAATAGTCTAACTAACAACAAGCcaacaaatatttttgaattgCATTTCATACTAATAAatactattaatattatattttctttttagtttaaataaattttttatttttttattattccattccctctcttaaataataaatactatcCAAGAGTATGTATTAGTAACTCCTAACCTAATTTATAcgttattttattgtttaattcaaagaattttaaaaagaagttGTATgaaataaactaatttttaaatgttcaatattaattaattttttagtataaaattatttttgaattttttttaaaaaatttaaaactaaaaaatagttaatattaactaaaaaaatggCTCGCttattaaattctttaaaaaaataagtttcaACGATTAATTAAGAAGTAATGTTTTCTATAAGTTGCTAACGAATTAGAATTCAAATGACATCATCTCTTTATTCTCACTTAAAAGTCTCAATCGAGTCTCACTCCtaactttatatattaaaaaaaaaaaaaaatgttctctACAAGTTTCTAGCAAAATAATTGGTTGATTCCAtagtagtaataattaataaataataatcattAGTGCATGGTGTTCAAATAAAAGCGTAGATGGTGCGTATCTATCGAAGTGAAACCTCCATGCTTCCAC is a window from the Arachis hypogaea cultivar Tifrunner chromosome 1, arahy.Tifrunner.gnm2.J5K5, whole genome shotgun sequence genome containing:
- the LOC112804151 gene encoding NEP1-interacting protein 1-like, which gives rise to MGDFKSDCPKLKKEEKQKGEKKKKGLMASWEDLENDSDSDEESETKSQPCLMANHVDQLDVIASLLSGRLVRERIGPAMLSAVQSQMGAVEINFDDVQNIFDTGGAKGLSKDSVEKISKIIITSDNNVDASGEKVSCSVCLQDFQIGETVRSLPHCHHMFHQPCIDKWLIRHGSCPLCRRDL